The sequence ACTACTTCCAACACATCCCTTACCTCGAGACCTTCTCGAAGGACCACCGCCTGGAGCTCACGTACATCGCCCGGGTCCACATCGAGCCCATGGGGCTGTACTCGCGCAAGGTGAAGAAGCCCGAGGAGCTGCGCCGCGGCGCCATCATCGCGATTCCCAACGACCCGACGAATGGAGGTCGCGCCCTGCAGCTTTTGGCCCAGGCGGGACTCATCAAGCTCAAGCCCGACCTGGGGCTCAAGGCGACCGTGCTTGACATCACGGATAACCCGAGGGGCCTCGTGATCCGGGAACTGGAAGCCGCGCAGCTGCCGCGGGCCCTCCCCGACGTGGACGGGGCGGTCATCAACGGCAACTACGCCCTGGAGGCCGGGCTCTTCCCCGTCCGGGACGCCATCGTGCTGGAGGACGTGAAGCAGCCTTACATCAGCCCGCTGGCCAACGTCCTGGCGGTCAGGACGAAAGATAAGGATAGCCCGGCCCTGCAGAAGGTGGCAAAGGCGCTGACCTCGGAGGAGGTCAAGCGGTTCCTGCTCGACCGCTA is a genomic window of Bacillota bacterium containing:
- a CDS encoding MetQ/NlpA family ABC transporter substrate-binding protein; this encodes MTLVDRLLAGISAGRAVRAIAAAGLAAVLVLAVGPGVAAPQASAAASTVVVRIGATPVPHAEVLEFIKPILAKEGVELRIIEFTDYVRPNLALAEGELDANYFQHIPYLETFSKDHRLELTYIARVHIEPMGLYSRKVKKPEELRRGAIIAIPNDPTNGGRALQLLAQAGLIKLKPDLGLKATVLDITDNPRGLVIRELEAAQLPRALPDVDGAVINGNYALEAGLFPVRDAIVLEDVKQPYISPLANVLAVRTKDKDSPALQKVAKALTSEEVKRFLLDRYKGAVLPAF